DNA sequence from the Pseudophryne corroboree isolate aPseCor3 chromosome 6, aPseCor3.hap2, whole genome shotgun sequence genome:
CCAGAATCTTCCACTTGTATGGTAATTTGTAAAAGCTGGATGTGCTCATAGTCAAAGGAACGCTGAGCATAGATATTACCATTATTAGAATTGATGTAAACATAAGAAGATACAGAGGAACCATCTATTTCGCTCTCAGCTATAGAGTAAACCAGATCAGAGTTATCACCCTCATCTAGATCTATAGCAGATACTGTACATAGGAGAGTACCTGGGTCACTGTTCTCCTTAATAAAAGCATTATAAGTAGACTGTGTAAATGTCGGTGCATTATCATTAATATCTGAGACACTGAGAATAACAGTTGTCTTACTGTACAGAGGAGGAGACCCTAAATCAGAGGCAGTCAGCTCAATAGTGTATTGGGATATTTTCTCTCTGTCCAGATTCCCATCTGTGACCAATGAGTAACGATTTTTAACAGGTTTGATCTTAAAAGGCAGATTAGGTGACATATCTAGTTGTATTTCTCCATTCTTTCCAGAATCCTTGTCTCTCACATTAATAAATCCGACAACAGTTCCTAGTGGTGCATTTTCTGGAATGTCATTTGTCATGGAGGTAAAATATATTTCTGGGGAATTATCATTCACATCCTCTACAGCTACATGAACAAGGCAGTTCCCTTCCAATGCTGGTGTTCCTTTATCTACTGACTTGATATACAATTCATAAAAATTAAACTCTTCAAAATCCAAAATTCCTTTTAAAAAGATTTCTCCACTTTGTTCATTAAGATAAAATATTTTTCTGGCAGATTTAGATGTGTGGTCTTCAAAATAATATTGAATTTCACCATTTTCACCCTCATCCAGATCTGTCGCATTTAGCATAAAGATAATAGAATCCAAAGGCAGGTTTTCCCTCAAACTGATTTTATAAACTGACTGACCAAACACAGGTGCATTATCATTAATATCTAATACATGTATTGTTATGTGACAGGACCCTGATCTGGCCGGCTCCCCACCATCAGTAGCTGTGAGAATCAGATTATGCTCTTGTTTATCTTCTCTGTCTAATGTCTTCTCTAATATAAGCTGAGGAATGAGAGTTCCATCTTTTCGAGTCTTCACAGACAGGGAAAAATAAGGATTTGTATTTAATGTATACTGATTAACACCATTAATACCAACATCTAAATCCTCTGCAATCTCTAAAGCAAACTGAGCTCCAGGACTTGCTAACAATTCTGAAATTTTTAAAATACGATCATCACTTGAGAATGTGGGAGAATTATCATTTATATCCAAAATTTCTATTTCCAGGCTTAAAATCTCCAATGGATTTTCAGCAACTGCTTCCAAATGCAACAAACAGCTCAGCCTAGACCCACACAGGCTCTCTCTGTCAATCCTCTCCCTCACAATCAAAGCTCCATTTTGCTTATTCAAAGCAAAATATTTGTTCTTGTCAGATTCCAGATGTAACCTGCCAATTGAGAGATCTGCACGTTTTAGACCTAAATCCTGAGCCACATTCCCCACAACAGTCCCTGGTGCAGACTCCTCAACAATAGAATAACGAAGCTGCCCAGAGACCCAGCCCCAGCTACAAAGAAAGAAATATGCTACTTGCCATATCCAAGACTTTGGACTGCTTCTGTAGTCCATATCTCAATTGTCTTCTATGATAATCCCATAAAAATGAAGTTTAAATAGTCATGTTAAAGGGTAAAAATCCAAGAAAAGAAATAAAACATCCACAGGGTTTTCATCACAGCGGCAGCTCTTCTTTGTGTGTGAGAGGAGAATGGGAGGGTGTTTCACTGAGCCAGGGGGAGGAGAGAATAGAGCCAATGTTAGCAGATTTAGTATTACAGTGTAAGAAAATTATTGGATGGCGTGACTGCCCTCTTCTGGCCAACACTGGTAACTTCCTACTTCTATCTGCAATTCAATGCAGATTTTTAGGAAAATGGTTTTACTGTGCATTTATTTCCTATTACAATTAATGTTATATGTTCCTTTTAGCAACTTGTCTCCTAATGGAAGTCCAGTTTTTTGCAATATTACAAATTACATTAAATAACAAGCAAATTAGTCACCTGAAATTATAAGATAAAACAGTTTTGCAATAACTATTTTACAATATACagattatttatatatacatatatatgggctGGGATCGGGTGACCAGCGGTCGGGGtcatggcggtcagcataccgacgatgGGATCCCGGCCACTAGAATGccaacaggggggcgagtgcagcatgccacactgcgggctcggtggtttgctgcactcgccccaggttctattcccactttatgggtgtcattgACACCCATGAGTTGGAATAGTCCTGagtcccctgccggcattctggtggccaggatgtacgctgaccgccaggatcataactacatcccatatatatatatatatatatatatatatatatatacataaacaatttcccaagtgcgctaaataaaacGTATTTACAatggttcttccagcgttattttcataGGTATGGATTGTAAACTGAAGAATGTttgtatctggggacctgtaacagacacccctcacaggTCCCCAGATACAAACATTCTCCAGTTTAC
Encoded proteins:
- the LOC134933410 gene encoding protocadherin gamma-C5-like isoform X21, whose amino-acid sequence is MDYRSSPKSWIWQVAYFFLCSWGWVSGQLRYSIVEESAPGTVVGNVAQDLGLKRADLSIGRLHLESDKNKYFALNKQNGALIVRERIDRESLCGSRLSCLLHLEAVAENPLEILSLEIEILDINDNSPTFSSDDRILKISELLASPGAQFALEIAEDLDVGINGVNQYTLNTNPYFSLSVKTRKDGTLIPQLILEKTLDREDKQEHNLILTATDGGEPARSGSCHITIHVLDINDNAPVFGQSVYKISLRENLPLDSIIFMLNATDLDEGENGEIQYYFEDHTSKSARKIFYLNEQSGEIFLKGILDFEEFNFYELYIKSVDKGTPALEGNCLVHVAVEDVNDNSPEIYFTSMTNDIPENAPLGTVVGFINVRDKDSGKNGEIQLDMSPNLPFKIKPVKNRYSLVTDGNLDREKISQYTIELTASDLGSPPLYSKTTVILSVSDINDNAPTFTQSTYNAFIKENSDPGTLLCTVSAIDLDEGDNSDLVYSIAESEIDGSSVSSYVYINSNNGNIYAQRSFDYEHIQLLQITIQVEDSGSPKLFSTVPVFIFILDTNDNSPTLLYPEHSEDLIVQERIPKSTSAGYLVTKLSAVDLDSGHNAWLVFSLIDAANSLLFHVSKYTGEIRTVRGFQDTENTEQQLLISISDHGNPPLSATVTVLITVADEVVVETPKSGNFITNSKPPSDMTLYLIISLVAISLVSLVTFIILLVRCLRKESYDYSSSCCFLSGTHSKPYTDQYQPALYLNTDGTLKYMEVRMVPPGTQGQCYQTNFPPAPEQQDFSYMKSLDFPQFKDMTRHADVPPDINQQTEQDKQAQPNTEWRFSQAQRPGPSGAQPAEEAGVWPNNQFETERLQAMILASANEAAEGTSGLGGGTGTMGLSARYGPQFTLQHVPDYRQNVYIPGSTLTPTNAGGKRDGKGGGNKKKSGKKEKK
- the LOC134933410 gene encoding protocadherin gamma-C5-like isoform X28, with the protein product MDYRSSPKSWIWQVAYFFLCSWGWVSGQLRYSIVEESAPGTVVGNVAQDLGLKRADLSIGRLHLESDKNKYFALNKQNGALIVRERIDRESLCGSRLSCLLHLEAVAENPLEILSLEIEILDINDNSPTFSSDDRILKISELLASPGAQFALEIAEDLDVGINGVNQYTLNTNPYFSLSVKTRKDGTLIPQLILEKTLDREDKQEHNLILTATDGGEPARSGSCHITIHVLDINDNAPVFGQSVYKISLRENLPLDSIIFMLNATDLDEGENGEIQYYFEDHTSKSARKIFYLNEQSGEIFLKGILDFEEFNFYELYIKSVDKGTPALEGNCLVHVAVEDVNDNSPEIYFTSMTNDIPENAPLGTVVGFINVRDKDSGKNGEIQLDMSPNLPFKIKPVKNRYSLVTDGNLDREKISQYTIELTASDLGSPPLYSKTTVILSVSDINDNAPTFTQSTYNAFIKENSDPGTLLCTVSAIDLDEGDNSDLVYSIAESEIDGSSVSSYVYINSNNGNIYAQRSFDYEHIQLLQITIQVEDSGSPKLFSTVPVFIFILDTNDNSPTLLYPEHSEDLIVQERIPKSTSAGYLVTKLSAVDLDSGHNAWLVFSLIDAANSLLFHVSKYTGEIRTVRGFQDTENTEQQLLISISDHGNPPLSATVTVLITVADEVVVETPKSGNFITNSKPPSDMTLYLIISLVAISLVSLVTFIILLVRCLRKESYDYSSSCCFLSGTHSKPYTDQYQPALYLNTDGTLKYMEVRMVPPGTQGQCYQTNFPPAPEQQDFSYMKSLDFPQFKDMTRHADVPPDINQQTEQDKAQPNTEWRFSQAQRPGPSGAQPAEEAGVWPNNQFETERLQAMILASANEAAEGTSGLGGGTGTMGLSARYGPQFTLQHVPDYRQNVYIPGSTLTPTNAGGKRDGKGGGNKKKSGKKEKK